From Musa acuminata AAA Group cultivar baxijiao chromosome BXJ3-8, Cavendish_Baxijiao_AAA, whole genome shotgun sequence, one genomic window encodes:
- the LOC135646150 gene encoding cyclin-dependent kinase inhibitor 4-like: protein MGKYIRKAKVSGEVAVMEVSHQSSLGVRTRARTMAAAAAQDSSRGYLELRSRRLEKPLPPPSVCKPSKDTPRPDPNPNSEPNPRVSSQKSSSSSIAYSGPLGSVSTMRCSAADAEVSFGENILEADVLDRFSRETTPCSLIRDPEAIQTPGSTNRPAGSMATSLRPQSVCHNIPTAQELEEFFAGAEQLQQRIFIERYNFDPVNDCPLPGRYEWVKVDF, encoded by the exons ATGGGCAAGTACATAAGGAAGGCCAAGGTCTCCGGCGAGGTGGCGGTCATGGAGGTTTCCCATCAGTCTTCCCTCGGCGTCCGCACACGCGCACGGACCATGGCCGCGGCCGCCGCACAGGACTCCTCCCGCGGCTACCTCGAGCTCCGGAGCCGTCGCCTTGAGAAGCCCCTCCCGCCGCCTTCGGTATGCAAGCCGTCCAAGGACACCCCGAGGCCCGACCCTAACCCTAACTCCGAACCCAACCCTAGAGTGAGCTCCCAGAAGTCTAGCTCTAGTTCGATAGCTTATTCGGGGCCGTTGGGGTCCGTCTCGACGATGAGATGCTCGGCGGCGGATGCGGAGGTGTCGTTCGGGGAGAATATTCTCGAGGCCGATGTGCTGGACAG GTTCTCTAGGGAGACCACACCTTGCAGTCTGATCAGGGATCCAGAAGCGATACAGACTCCAGGTTCTACAAACAGGCCTGCCGGATCTATGGCCACTAGCCTGAGGCCGCAAAGTGTTTGTCATAACATTCCTACTGCTCAGGAGTTGGAAGAGTTTTTTGCAGGGGCAGAGCAACTCCAACAACGAATATTTATAGAAAG GTACAACTTTGATCCTGTAAATGACTGCCCACTTCCTGGTCGATATGAATGGGTGAAAGTTGACTTCTAG